The following proteins are encoded in a genomic region of Natrarchaeobius halalkaliphilus:
- a CDS encoding uS10/mL48 family ribosomal protein, producing MTFVTRLTLQSGDRAALDGIVDDIKSTAERKGAALKGPHSRPPRKYSVPQHCRLHADDDRRFSSWTYTVFTRELEIHGHDNLARNIASQNFPDSVHIEAKVEQIHSAGREN from the coding sequence ATGACGTTCGTCACACGCCTCACACTCCAGAGCGGGGACAGAGCCGCACTCGACGGTATCGTCGACGACATCAAATCGACCGCAGAGCGAAAGGGCGCTGCGCTGAAAGGGCCACACTCACGCCCGCCCCGGAAGTACTCCGTCCCCCAGCACTGTCGGCTCCACGCCGACGACGACCGGCGATTTTCCTCCTGGACCTACACCGTTTTTACCAGAGAACTCGAGATTCACGGCCACGACAATCTCGCACGGAACATTGCCTCACAGAACTTTCCCGATTCGGTTCATATCGAGGCAAAGGTCGAGCAGATTCACAGTGCGGGCCGCGAGAACTGA
- a CDS encoding geranylgeranyl reductase family protein: MSTLEQSGTATSSGTRGVDVAVVGAGTAGCYAGATVASEGYDVVILERKSEEEAGHIACGDALKGANAFPDSIPKSQIESAFTNTGVDHGRFEIPQEDTVLEIPVPGELAVIDRWEYGRRIIEGAIDAGAELHYDTVVQDVTQTDDGRVTGVEAIRKGEPLTYEADVVIDAAGSLSVLQDHVDFSGSTFDTNVDYSHFCSAYREIVHVEEPVDWHDALVFKPTERAAGYLWYFPRTETEINAGLGFQMTEEPMKLVDDLKRDLENRPEFEGAEVDDKLGAALPTRRPYDSAVHPGYMAVGDAAGHVNPTTGGGIAGAAYAGQYAAEQAIEGVATGAFDEDVFWRYNERVMDHFGARYAALDVYNILSTAVDVDDLMGLLAAMPGDKLAEALYSGSTDIGLKLKLEALLKSRGHWGTIWNLYQTKRRADDLLEHYESYPSSPDGFAAWQARRDELMEAVYETTGADPKY; this comes from the coding sequence ATGAGTACACTGGAACAGTCGGGAACAGCCACGTCATCCGGCACTCGAGGGGTTGACGTCGCCGTCGTCGGTGCTGGAACTGCCGGATGCTACGCTGGCGCAACTGTCGCATCCGAGGGCTACGACGTCGTTATCCTCGAGCGAAAATCCGAGGAAGAAGCGGGTCACATCGCCTGTGGGGACGCGTTGAAAGGTGCAAACGCCTTTCCCGATTCGATCCCCAAATCGCAGATCGAATCCGCGTTCACCAACACCGGCGTCGATCACGGTCGGTTCGAGATCCCCCAGGAAGACACCGTTCTGGAGATTCCGGTTCCGGGCGAACTGGCGGTCATCGACCGCTGGGAGTACGGTCGTCGGATCATCGAGGGTGCTATCGACGCCGGTGCGGAGCTTCACTACGACACGGTCGTCCAGGACGTCACCCAGACGGACGACGGCCGCGTCACCGGCGTCGAGGCGATCCGAAAAGGGGAACCGCTGACCTACGAAGCGGACGTCGTCATCGACGCCGCGGGGTCGCTCTCGGTCCTCCAGGACCACGTCGATTTCTCCGGTTCGACGTTCGATACGAACGTCGACTACTCGCACTTCTGTTCGGCCTATCGCGAGATCGTCCACGTCGAAGAGCCGGTCGACTGGCACGACGCTCTCGTGTTCAAGCCGACCGAACGCGCGGCGGGCTATCTCTGGTATTTCCCGCGGACTGAAACGGAGATCAATGCCGGACTGGGCTTTCAGATGACCGAAGAGCCGATGAAACTCGTCGACGACTTGAAACGCGACCTCGAGAACCGACCCGAGTTCGAGGGTGCCGAGGTCGACGACAAACTCGGCGCTGCGCTTCCCACGCGACGGCCCTACGACTCCGCCGTTCATCCGGGCTACATGGCCGTTGGCGACGCCGCGGGTCACGTCAACCCAACCACGGGCGGTGGTATCGCCGGAGCGGCGTACGCCGGACAGTACGCCGCCGAACAGGCTATCGAGGGAGTAGCGACCGGCGCGTTCGACGAGGACGTCTTCTGGCGGTACAACGAGCGCGTCATGGATCACTTCGGCGCTCGCTATGCGGCACTCGACGTCTACAACATCCTCTCGACGGCGGTCGACGTGGACGATTTGATGGGGTTGCTCGCGGCGATGCCCGGCGACAAGCTCGCCGAGGCGCTCTACTCGGGAAGTACGGATATCGGGTTGAAACTCAAACTCGAGGCGCTGCTCAAAAGCCGCGGCCACTGGGGAACGATCTGGAACCTCTATCAGACCAAACGGCGGGCCGACGACCTGCTCGAGCACTACGAGTCGTATCCCTCGAGTCCAGACGGCTTCGCGGCGTGGCAGGCGCGCCGCGACGAGCTGATGGAGGCCGTCTACGAGACGACGGGAGCCGATCCGAAGTACTAA
- a CDS encoding MFS transporter, with product MRELARRIVAQFVVDRRVLALAFARMADGVGNSFLIIVIPLYVASDVVGGTTLGLEEAMIIGIILSLFGFLNSSFQPFTGRLSDRIGRRKPFILIGLGGLAATNLAYVFAESYLSLVFIRSLQGISVAFIVPASIALVNELATTHDRGGNMGVYNTFRLVGFGAGPVAAGAVVNLGPYGLPGGTIISGFDAAFYVAAITALLSYAMVTVLISDPDSTKANAGADLSISIRDRTGPNVLDPIFTLGVASLLMAAAIALFATIQPQVNGRLEQGSTWFGLQFAAFIIAQILLQTPIGRACDVFGRRPFIVGGMILLIPTTLVQGFVPSSEAMFLARLLQGIAGAMVFAPSLALAGDLAGEGESGSKLSVLTMAFGFGIAVGPLSSGALIGYGFYVPFVFGTVLAVFGSILVYTQIEETLETRTALPIVGGG from the coding sequence ATGCGGGAACTCGCTCGTCGAATCGTCGCGCAGTTCGTCGTCGATCGACGGGTACTCGCTCTCGCGTTCGCACGAATGGCCGACGGGGTGGGTAATTCGTTTCTGATCATCGTGATTCCGCTCTACGTGGCGAGTGACGTCGTCGGCGGGACGACGCTGGGACTCGAGGAGGCGATGATTATCGGGATCATCCTCTCGCTGTTCGGCTTTCTCAACAGCAGCTTTCAGCCGTTTACCGGCCGTCTCTCGGATCGGATCGGCCGGCGTAAGCCGTTCATCCTGATCGGGCTGGGTGGACTCGCCGCGACGAACCTGGCGTACGTCTTCGCGGAGTCGTATCTCTCGCTCGTGTTTATTCGCAGCCTCCAGGGGATCAGCGTCGCGTTCATCGTTCCGGCGTCGATCGCGCTGGTGAACGAACTCGCGACGACGCACGACCGCGGCGGGAACATGGGCGTCTACAACACGTTCCGGCTGGTCGGATTCGGTGCCGGACCGGTCGCGGCCGGTGCGGTGGTCAATCTCGGTCCCTACGGATTGCCGGGCGGGACGATTATCAGTGGATTCGATGCCGCCTTCTACGTCGCCGCGATCACGGCGCTGTTGAGTTACGCGATGGTGACCGTTCTGATCTCGGACCCCGATTCGACGAAGGCGAACGCCGGCGCGGATCTCTCTATTTCGATCCGTGACCGAACCGGACCGAACGTCCTCGACCCGATCTTTACGTTGGGCGTTGCCTCGCTGTTGATGGCCGCCGCGATCGCGCTGTTCGCGACCATTCAGCCACAGGTCAACGGTCGACTCGAGCAGGGATCGACCTGGTTCGGACTTCAGTTTGCGGCATTTATCATCGCACAGATCCTCTTACAGACTCCGATCGGACGCGCCTGTGACGTCTTCGGTCGCCGGCCGTTCATCGTCGGCGGGATGATCCTGTTGATTCCGACGACGCTCGTCCAGGGATTCGTACCGAGTTCCGAGGCGATGTTCCTCGCCAGATTACTCCAGGGAATCGCGGGCGCGATGGTGTTCGCGCCGTCGCTCGCGTTGGCGGGTGACCTCGCCGGAGAGGGCGAATCGGGCTCGAAGCTGTCGGTGCTGACGATGGCGTTCGGGTTCGGTATCGCCGTTGGTCCACTCTCCTCGGGTGCACTGATCGGCTACGGATTTTACGTTCCGTTCGTCTTCGGTACGGTACTCGCCGTGTTCGGATCGATTCTCGTCTACACGCAGATCGAAGAGACGCTCGAGACGAGGACGGCCCTGCCGATCGTCGGCGGGGGATGA
- a CDS encoding DUF5787 family protein produces the protein MSRYSAEFNFELRTCRWAEREWPPDSDDDRSTLVARQLGTKHRRWDTLVLECDPVGLRERANFGPKRLDGDLLHVVKNAPTEWAYYRDAVPHPGYPWRYVREAIHRADDRGIVDARRAGNRIQIRRKWSYPDWVDRIVAIENKPDLDASAARSLEAQLEYDVAMALSDETWVATEQTGAPVEPVLLEGLPTEVGVIVLDTETLSADVEWYPRSLAVSDPGTRILERPSGGDHDGSAARFDSISADEKAEIRLEIAERAYERGWRSFVDTMRPDCRFFGLRSHAGNQLVPYCDAIDECQTATACSGSCPEFEPEPPAWRMRGWPIDGGPGARCRRLLADRRERRRPGL, from the coding sequence GTGAGCCGGTACAGCGCCGAGTTCAACTTCGAACTCCGAACCTGTCGGTGGGCGGAACGCGAGTGGCCACCCGATTCCGACGACGACCGTTCCACCCTGGTCGCTCGCCAGCTCGGGACGAAACACCGCCGGTGGGACACGCTGGTCCTCGAGTGCGATCCCGTTGGTCTCCGTGAACGCGCGAACTTCGGCCCGAAGCGTCTCGACGGTGACCTCCTCCACGTCGTCAAAAACGCGCCGACGGAATGGGCGTACTACCGCGACGCGGTACCGCACCCCGGCTACCCGTGGCGGTACGTTCGCGAGGCGATCCATCGGGCCGACGACCGCGGTATCGTCGACGCACGACGCGCTGGAAACCGGATTCAGATCCGACGGAAGTGGTCCTATCCCGACTGGGTCGATCGGATCGTTGCGATCGAGAACAAACCCGACCTCGACGCGAGCGCTGCCCGTTCGCTCGAGGCACAACTCGAGTACGACGTTGCGATGGCGCTGTCCGATGAAACCTGGGTCGCCACCGAGCAAACCGGAGCGCCCGTCGAACCCGTTCTCCTCGAGGGACTCCCCACGGAAGTCGGCGTGATCGTACTCGATACGGAGACGCTTTCCGCCGACGTCGAGTGGTATCCTCGCTCGCTCGCGGTATCCGACCCCGGAACGCGAATCCTCGAGCGGCCGAGCGGCGGCGATCACGACGGTTCGGCTGCCAGATTCGATTCCATCAGTGCGGACGAAAAAGCCGAAATTCGGCTGGAAATAGCCGAACGGGCTTACGAACGCGGCTGGCGTTCGTTCGTCGACACCATGCGTCCCGACTGTCGGTTTTTCGGGTTACGTTCACACGCCGGGAATCAACTGGTTCCGTACTGCGATGCGATCGACGAGTGCCAGACTGCGACGGCGTGTTCCGGTTCGTGTCCCGAGTTCGAACCCGAACCACCCGCCTGGCGAATGCGGGGCTGGCCGATCGACGGCGGACCCGGAGCGCGCTGTCGACGGTTACTCGCGGACCGGCGCGAGCGGCGACGACCGGGACTCTGA
- a CDS encoding 2Fe-2S iron-sulfur cluster-binding protein: MTEYTVEFVGTGETITCSETETVLSRCLEEGIAQEYSCRVGMCLACSAEILEGEVTQPAARAFTEDEAEHYALTCMARPQSDLKLERGVYPPSIEGDLETTGGETAAADD, translated from the coding sequence ATGACAGAGTACACGGTCGAGTTCGTCGGGACAGGTGAGACGATAACGTGTTCGGAAACCGAGACGGTCCTCAGTCGGTGTCTCGAGGAGGGCATCGCCCAGGAGTACTCCTGTCGGGTCGGGATGTGTCTGGCGTGCTCCGCCGAAATCCTCGAGGGTGAAGTCACCCAACCCGCCGCACGGGCGTTTACGGAGGACGAAGCGGAACACTACGCCCTGACCTGCATGGCCCGGCCGCAGTCGGATCTCAAACTCGAACGGGGAGTCTACCCGCCGAGCATCGAGGGCGACCTCGAGACGACGGGCGGGGAGACAGCGGCTGCCGACGACTGA
- a CDS encoding M48 family metallopeptidase, which produces MTSVRTRVGLLVRTVVAAGCCLALSSAVAGAALLLVAAPVYAAIRYGVAALSSPTAPFHSGLVDEPLAAAVVIAVVIVCLTAVELSLRTVRTARERGSPAGALAQGTVELASYVLLLSSLLIALAALPFLRAALPEPAFALLILVGLFYLLTVGYAWAAHEWLRSKDGVDDERTTGGNWLVLVVFAVGYLSVAFWSGFALLVVVALGWLVLGSVLAPDHVDRVRDAVERRAAESAEETPVDPDEVYGVTDGVDRIRARLDRGSGPRTTIIATSGVLAVVGASYWAATRIPTESLAASLAAATAVTLVGVHAGGAIRAEFGGDTAVLRDLEDRFDLETLATDADPTRASLESIVTRLAGQADLPTPEIRILDREPAIALTVGYRPAASTLVLSRGLIETLEARELEAVVAHELAHLKNRDAAVLTALSAPGAVAQLSRSRYGYNPVVEPLATVVQIASRWYVAFVSRGREYAADDGAAAITGDPAALASALERLDDDLERRPTTDLRERDTASAFAIVPSPWDEHRFFDRTRWFVARKLFGTHPPTETRIERLRARV; this is translated from the coding sequence GTGACGTCGGTTCGCACCCGCGTCGGTCTCCTCGTCCGTACGGTCGTCGCCGCCGGCTGCTGTCTCGCCCTCTCGAGTGCCGTTGCCGGCGCAGCCCTCCTGCTCGTCGCCGCCCCCGTCTACGCGGCGATTCGCTACGGTGTGGCTGCGCTTTCGTCACCGACGGCGCCGTTCCACTCCGGTCTGGTCGACGAACCGCTCGCAGCGGCGGTCGTGATCGCGGTCGTGATCGTCTGTCTGACCGCCGTCGAGCTGTCGTTGCGAACCGTTCGCACCGCCCGCGAGCGCGGCTCACCGGCGGGTGCGCTCGCACAGGGAACCGTCGAACTCGCCTCGTACGTGCTGTTACTCTCGTCGCTGTTGATCGCCCTGGCTGCCTTGCCGTTCCTGCGTGCGGCACTACCGGAGCCGGCGTTCGCACTCCTGATCTTAGTCGGTCTCTTCTACCTGTTGACGGTCGGCTACGCCTGGGCCGCCCACGAGTGGCTTCGCTCGAAAGACGGCGTGGACGACGAGCGAACGACAGGGGGCAACTGGCTCGTTCTCGTCGTCTTCGCCGTCGGCTACCTTAGCGTGGCGTTTTGGTCCGGGTTCGCCCTGCTCGTCGTCGTGGCGCTCGGCTGGCTCGTCCTCGGCTCGGTTCTGGCACCCGACCACGTCGATCGGGTTCGAGACGCCGTCGAACGCCGAGCCGCAGAAAGCGCCGAGGAGACGCCCGTCGACCCCGACGAGGTCTACGGCGTTACGGACGGCGTCGACCGAATTCGCGCCCGACTCGACCGGGGTAGCGGCCCGCGAACGACGATCATCGCGACGAGCGGCGTACTCGCCGTGGTGGGCGCAAGCTACTGGGCGGCGACCCGCATCCCGACCGAGTCGCTCGCCGCCTCGCTGGCCGCCGCGACCGCCGTCACACTCGTCGGCGTCCACGCCGGCGGCGCGATCCGCGCGGAGTTCGGCGGCGACACCGCCGTTCTCCGGGATCTCGAGGATCGATTCGACCTCGAGACGCTCGCGACCGATGCCGACCCGACTCGTGCGTCCCTGGAGTCGATCGTGACCCGACTCGCCGGTCAGGCCGATCTGCCGACCCCCGAGATTCGGATCCTCGATCGCGAACCGGCGATAGCGCTGACGGTGGGCTACCGGCCGGCCGCGTCGACGCTCGTCCTCTCACGAGGATTGATCGAGACGCTCGAAGCGCGCGAACTCGAGGCAGTCGTCGCCCACGAACTCGCCCACCTCAAAAACCGAGACGCCGCGGTGCTCACCGCGTTGTCGGCACCCGGTGCCGTCGCACAGCTCTCTCGAAGCCGGTACGGCTACAATCCCGTCGTCGAACCGCTCGCGACGGTGGTCCAGATTGCGAGTCGCTGGTACGTCGCCTTCGTCTCCCGCGGACGAGAGTACGCAGCCGACGACGGCGCGGCCGCGATCACCGGCGATCCGGCCGCCCTGGCCAGTGCGCTCGAGAGGCTCGACGACGACCTCGAGCGTCGTCCGACGACGGACCTCCGCGAGCGGGACACGGCCTCCGCCTTCGCCATCGTCCCGTCGCCGTGGGACGAACACCGATTTTTCGACCGCACCCGCTGGTTCGTCGCCCGCAAACTCTTCGGAACGCACCCGCCGACCGAAACGCGCATCGAACGGCTGCGCGCTCGAGTGTAA
- a CDS encoding DUF5789 family protein — protein sequence MDSEIKLNEIESAFERLEFPLTDDEVVSEFDGMTLLLADGERNLGELLEASTSDRFDSPADLEAELHNVLPREAVGEPFQSEGEG from the coding sequence ATGGACTCGGAGATCAAACTCAACGAGATTGAATCCGCTTTCGAGCGCCTCGAGTTCCCACTCACGGACGACGAAGTGGTTTCCGAATTCGACGGCATGACGCTGTTGCTCGCTGACGGCGAGCGAAATCTCGGGGAGCTCCTCGAGGCGAGTACGAGCGACAGATTCGATTCACCCGCGGATCTCGAAGCGGAGTTGCACAACGTCCTCCCGCGGGAAGCGGTTGGCGAGCCGTTTCAATCGGAAGGGGAGGGATAG
- a CDS encoding RDD family protein, with the protein MEKHPAPQMGTNGDVIGKRFLAFILDSIIMGLIAGVLIGIGFVLGDIGVMLMSLVAFAVSIVYVFLLEGMYGYTPGKHLLGLVVVKTDGSDCTIGASVLRNLLIIVDSLPTAYLVGIILILVTDENKRVGDFVADTVVVNQR; encoded by the coding sequence ATGGAGAAACACCCTGCTCCGCAGATGGGAACGAACGGGGATGTCATCGGGAAGCGATTTCTCGCGTTCATCCTCGACAGCATCATCATGGGTCTCATCGCGGGAGTCCTCATCGGAATCGGATTCGTACTGGGAGACATCGGCGTGATGCTGATGTCGCTCGTCGCGTTCGCGGTTTCGATCGTCTACGTCTTCTTGCTCGAGGGTATGTACGGGTACACACCCGGAAAGCACCTTCTGGGACTGGTGGTCGTCAAGACCGACGGTTCTGACTGTACGATCGGCGCGTCGGTCCTGCGAAACCTGTTGATAATCGTCGACAGTCTTCCGACCGCATATCTCGTCGGTATCATCCTGATTCTCGTCACTGACGAGAACAAGCGTGTCGGTGACTTCGTCGCGGACACCGTCGTCGTCAACCAACGCTAA
- a CDS encoding amidohydrolase produces the protein MTTDDLIALRRDLHRRPEPAWREFYTTARIVDELESRFDLDGLHVGADAIADEQRMAVPDDAELDRWYVQARDAGIDEAILEQLEGGYTGAVAVLECGPGPTVGLRVDIDGLPREESNDPDHHPAAAGFRSEHEGAMHACGHDAHATIGIGVIERIANSDFSGTLKVFFQPAEEIIGGGKSMAKSEHIRDVDSLLAVHIGLDHPTGEIVAGIDGFLAVCHLEATFTGEPAHAGGHPEQGRNAVQAMATAVQNLYGIPRHNDGKTRINAGVVEGGSAANIIPEESRIVAEVRGETTELLEYVRANARRVLRSAAEMHDCDLEIDVGAEAPSATSDGELVSIVETVATETPGVKTVLERDQLGGSEDATFLMREVQRNGGTACYVGVGTDHPGGHHTSTFDVDEPSIGHAVDVLSGTIERLAREHP, from the coding sequence ATGACCACCGACGACCTCATCGCTCTTCGGCGGGACCTCCACCGGCGACCGGAGCCCGCGTGGCGTGAATTCTATACGACGGCCCGTATCGTCGACGAACTCGAGTCGCGTTTCGACCTCGACGGACTCCACGTCGGCGCGGACGCGATCGCTGACGAACAGCGGATGGCAGTTCCGGACGATGCGGAACTCGACCGATGGTATGTACAGGCTCGCGACGCCGGGATCGACGAGGCGATTCTCGAGCAACTCGAGGGAGGGTACACGGGAGCCGTTGCCGTTCTCGAGTGCGGGCCGGGTCCGACCGTCGGACTTCGAGTCGACATCGACGGGTTGCCACGCGAGGAATCGAACGATCCGGATCACCACCCGGCGGCCGCGGGCTTTCGCTCAGAACACGAGGGCGCGATGCACGCCTGCGGCCACGACGCCCACGCGACGATCGGTATCGGTGTCATAGAGCGAATCGCTAACAGTGACTTCTCGGGAACGCTGAAGGTGTTCTTTCAGCCGGCCGAAGAGATCATCGGCGGCGGGAAGTCGATGGCGAAAAGCGAGCACATCCGGGACGTCGACTCGCTGCTTGCGGTTCACATCGGTCTCGACCATCCGACCGGGGAGATCGTCGCGGGCATCGACGGCTTTCTCGCGGTCTGTCACCTCGAGGCGACCTTTACGGGCGAGCCCGCACACGCGGGTGGCCACCCCGAACAGGGGAGAAACGCCGTCCAGGCCATGGCGACCGCAGTGCAGAATCTCTACGGAATTCCGCGTCACAACGACGGAAAAACGCGGATCAACGCGGGCGTCGTCGAGGGCGGGAGCGCGGCGAACATCATCCCCGAGGAGTCACGGATCGTGGCCGAGGTTCGCGGAGAGACGACCGAGCTACTGGAGTACGTACGAGCGAACGCCCGCCGCGTCCTCCGAAGTGCAGCCGAAATGCACGACTGCGATCTCGAGATCGACGTCGGTGCGGAGGCACCGAGCGCGACGAGCGATGGGGAACTGGTCTCGATCGTCGAAACCGTCGCGACCGAGACGCCGGGCGTCAAGACGGTCCTCGAGCGTGATCAGCTCGGCGGCAGCGAAGATGCGACGTTCCTGATGCGCGAAGTCCAGCGAAACGGTGGCACGGCCTGTTACGTCGGCGTCGGAACCGATCATCCCGGCGGTCATCACACGTCGACGTTCGACGTGGACGAGCCGAGCATCGGCCACGCGGTCGACGTTCTCTCGGGGACGATCGAACGACTCGCTCGAGAGCACCCCTGA
- a CDS encoding transcription factor S, with protein sequence MASRFNRKGRDSSRIGPFGTDPGRQTRRLSRSVDVARTTMEFCDECGSMMKAEDGLWECGSCGFTKPTGDAAKYTVTEDQEIGEVIESSEETSLPETDALCPECGHDRAYWYMQQIRSADESETRFFICSSCEYKWREDDN encoded by the coding sequence TTGGCGAGCCGTTTCAATCGGAAGGGGAGGGATAGCTCTCGAATCGGACCGTTCGGGACGGACCCGGGACGGCAAACGCGTCGTTTAAGTCGCTCGGTCGACGTAGCCCGGACAACGATGGAGTTCTGCGACGAATGCGGTTCGATGATGAAAGCGGAGGATGGTCTCTGGGAATGTGGCAGCTGTGGGTTTACGAAACCAACGGGCGACGCCGCCAAGTACACCGTCACGGAGGACCAGGAGATCGGCGAGGTGATCGAATCCTCCGAAGAAACCTCGCTCCCCGAAACCGACGCGCTGTGTCCGGAGTGTGGACACGACCGCGCCTACTGGTATATGCAACAGATCCGATCGGCCGACGAGTCCGAAACCCGGTTTTTCATCTGTTCGTCGTGTGAGTACAAGTGGCGCGAAGACGACAACTGA
- a CDS encoding DUF4013 domain-containing protein has translation MDSVLSDLGSYPRRGRALERTVVGGALVFGSVLVIPALVLIGYCVRVAETTLAGSDDPPEIAPGTWRPLAVTGTAASVILLVYLVGPLALGTMLGLVVGALGYYGLLGLAPVVADHDTLVWGTSVVAALVAALLALAFVAFTLVVYYHLPAALARYAETGSLRAAFERKPLVRIATTSEYALGMAALQLVPLVVPIVAVLCLVSIVGIVVLPAVPFVAALVSSRLIAVAVARSRSADEPSNVSVTRSRGRV, from the coding sequence ATGGATTCGGTGCTCTCCGACCTGGGTTCCTATCCGCGTCGTGGACGCGCTCTCGAGCGGACGGTCGTCGGCGGTGCGCTCGTTTTCGGTTCCGTGCTCGTGATTCCCGCACTCGTTTTGATCGGCTACTGCGTTCGCGTCGCGGAGACGACGCTTGCGGGTTCCGACGATCCACCGGAAATCGCTCCGGGAACGTGGCGTCCCCTCGCAGTCACTGGAACCGCAGCATCGGTGATCCTCCTCGTCTATCTCGTCGGTCCGCTCGCGCTTGGGACGATGCTCGGTCTGGTGGTCGGTGCGCTCGGGTACTACGGTCTCCTCGGACTCGCACCGGTCGTCGCGGATCACGACACGCTCGTCTGGGGAACGAGCGTCGTCGCGGCGCTCGTCGCGGCGCTTTTGGCACTCGCGTTCGTCGCTTTCACGCTCGTCGTCTACTATCACCTCCCGGCGGCGCTGGCACGGTACGCCGAAACTGGGTCGCTTCGCGCCGCGTTCGAGCGAAAACCGCTCGTGCGTATCGCCACCACCAGCGAGTACGCGCTCGGAATGGCAGCCCTACAGCTGGTTCCGCTGGTCGTTCCCATCGTCGCCGTCCTCTGTCTCGTTTCGATCGTCGGAATCGTCGTTCTGCCGGCGGTTCCGTTCGTCGCAGCGCTCGTGAGCAGTCGGCTGATCGCGGTCGCGGTCGCTCGCTCACGGAGCGCCGACGAACCGAGTAACGTTTCCGTTACCCGCTCGAGGGGGCGGGTGTGA
- a CDS encoding bis(5'-nucleosyl)-tetraphosphatase: MAVEATSAGAILFRDTRGRREYLLLKSRPGDWEFPKGGVEGDEELQQTAIREIKEEAGIDEFRLLDGFREDYNYVFEANGTTIHKTVHLFIAKSFEASAELSHEHRDLQWRDYEQAVNTVTQDGPREILEQAHAFLDDREEDEE, translated from the coding sequence ATGGCAGTTGAAGCTACGAGCGCAGGCGCGATCCTCTTTCGCGACACGCGGGGCCGGCGCGAGTATCTTCTACTCAAGAGTCGCCCGGGCGACTGGGAGTTCCCCAAGGGCGGCGTCGAAGGAGACGAAGAACTACAGCAGACGGCTATCCGCGAGATAAAAGAAGAGGCGGGCATCGACGAGTTTCGGCTCCTCGATGGCTTTCGTGAGGATTACAACTACGTGTTCGAGGCGAACGGAACGACCATCCACAAGACCGTTCATCTCTTCATCGCGAAGTCTTTCGAGGCGAGCGCGGAGCTCTCTCACGAACATCGCGACCTGCAGTGGCGCGATTACGAACAGGCAGTGAACACCGTCACACAGGACGGCCCTCGAGAAATCTTGGAGCAGGCACACGCGTTCCTCGACGATCGCGAGGAGGACGAAGAATAA
- a CDS encoding DUF5797 family protein: MTLSEEARERLADVVELQPTKNAELQDRWGMESGSEVHQYLEGELGDYYFRDDNSLIRATSEAADLVDVEPGIETGPDEEGPPSRIRVPELQSRIVAVLAAPDEESESVVSVLHKLRDEFDVDPDTEDVRSGLQSLRRKDVVEVEYRTVPTFRLTVSRDDLEVGVSD, from the coding sequence ATGACGCTCTCGGAGGAGGCCAGAGAACGGCTGGCCGACGTGGTGGAGCTACAGCCGACGAAAAACGCCGAGCTCCAGGACCGGTGGGGAATGGAAAGCGGCAGCGAAGTACACCAGTATCTGGAGGGGGAACTTGGTGACTACTACTTCCGCGACGATAACAGCCTGATCCGTGCAACGTCGGAAGCGGCCGATCTCGTCGACGTCGAGCCGGGAATCGAGACCGGGCCGGACGAAGAGGGACCACCGTCGCGGATCCGCGTTCCCGAACTCCAGTCCCGAATCGTCGCGGTCCTCGCTGCACCCGACGAAGAGTCAGAAAGCGTAGTTTCGGTGTTGCACAAGCTCAGGGACGAATTCGACGTCGACCCGGACACCGAGGACGTCCGGTCGGGTCTCCAGAGTCTCCGACGAAAGGACGTCGTCGAAGTCGAGTATCGAACCGTCCCGACGTTCCGGCTAACGGTTTCGAGGGACGATCTCGAGGTCGGCGTCTCGGATTGA